A genomic window from Candidatus Nitrosoglobus terrae includes:
- a CDS encoding NapC/NirT family cytochrome c — translation MLLSKLKQWCQTICEYFKVNWRPISIGAGGFFALIVIVFGGEAALSTTTFCTSCHSMSYPYKELKTSAHYGSYGIEPQCKDCHIPQGLANFHLAVATHVVDGARELYLETMHDYSTLEKFNERRQEMAHHARLNLKGWDSMTCRRCHENPQPVAKSGQKAHKKLAQGWTCIDCHQNLVHAKVEFTDLNASLKKGKMVITKEIDWTDKYPLANR, via the coding sequence ATGTTGTTGTCTAAGTTAAAACAATGGTGTCAAACCATTTGTGAGTATTTTAAGGTTAACTGGCGCCCTATATCGATTGGAGCAGGAGGGTTTTTTGCTTTAATTGTTATCGTTTTTGGTGGCGAAGCTGCATTGTCAACAACCACGTTTTGTACCAGCTGCCATTCTATGTCCTATCCCTACAAGGAATTAAAGACATCTGCACATTATGGATCCTATGGAATAGAGCCTCAATGTAAAGATTGTCATATCCCTCAAGGGTTAGCCAATTTTCATTTAGCAGTAGCAACCCACGTGGTAGATGGCGCTCGAGAACTTTATCTTGAAACGATGCATGATTACTCAACACTTGAGAAATTTAATGAGCGTCGACAAGAGATGGCTCATCACGCTCGCTTAAATTTAAAAGGCTGGGATAGCATGACTTGTCGGCGTTGTCATGAGAATCCGCAGCCTGTCGCTAAATCTGGCCAGAAGGCGCATAAAAAGCTTGCCCAAGGATGGACATGCATTGATTGTCATCAAAATCTTGTGCATGCAAAAGTGGAGTTTACTGATCTCAATGCCAGCCTTAAGAAAGGTAAGATGGTGATTACTAAGGAAATAGATTGGACGGATAAGTATCCACTGGCAAACCGTTGA
- a CDS encoding multiheme c-type cytochrome, protein MSDSTIIKRLLRTTAAIASIALLFAGSANADIPKELYDALGVSKGASPKELYEAITKRYYDPAQGHGEGKYAEYWSPVPFSQYLDPDTYYTPPSAPAKVATREECIKCHKDETKGWVHSWEQSVHANLDEIRKLTKDDPRFYKKELIQEVENNLRSMGKLKEGQNLKEVSCIDCHVGIGAEKGSHKEDLRLPDAAACGVCHLQQFAERESERDTLTWPSTDVHGKKIDPVWPPGRPSHALDYQANVELATWAAMEDRSIADGCTMCHINQNRCDTCHTRHQFSATEARKPEACGYCHNGADHNEYENYMMSKHGTVYETHSDEWDWNLPLKDAVSKGKQTAPTCAFCHMEYEGEFSHNVVRKVRWAFNPQEKIADNLEQGWYTDRSKSWVKTCRNCHSGKFAKSYLEFSDSGTISGLKKQIEVKGIMEALYKDKLLPGQTTNRPLPAKPEQDGPGEFFQLFMAKDNNPTTVELAYSKLWEQDLLQNYKGLFHVFPGGFTYTWGWAPLIQHYVEIQTENTKLRDFAKLKSQVATLESTVGRLKTASVLDLDSKMKQAVIGSLGSGMVLVGVGLVAWRRKQQTKG, encoded by the coding sequence ATGAGTGACAGTACAATAATTAAAAGGCTTTTACGTACTACTGCCGCAATAGCTAGCATAGCTTTGTTATTTGCGGGTAGTGCAAATGCTGATATTCCAAAAGAGCTTTATGACGCTCTAGGGGTGAGCAAAGGAGCTTCACCTAAGGAGTTATATGAAGCTATAACAAAGCGTTATTATGATCCAGCTCAAGGTCACGGGGAAGGCAAATACGCCGAATATTGGTCCCCTGTCCCGTTCAGCCAATATTTAGATCCTGATACATACTACACACCTCCAAGTGCACCGGCTAAGGTTGCTACTCGAGAGGAATGTATAAAGTGCCATAAAGATGAGACTAAAGGCTGGGTGCATTCATGGGAGCAAAGCGTACATGCGAACTTAGATGAGATTCGCAAATTAACCAAGGATGATCCGCGCTTCTATAAGAAGGAGCTTATACAGGAAGTTGAGAATAATCTTCGCTCTATGGGTAAGCTTAAAGAAGGTCAGAATCTCAAAGAAGTCTCCTGTATCGATTGTCATGTGGGTATTGGTGCTGAAAAAGGTAGCCATAAAGAAGATCTTCGTCTCCCTGACGCTGCCGCTTGTGGAGTTTGCCATCTACAGCAGTTTGCGGAGCGAGAATCAGAACGCGATACGCTTACTTGGCCGAGTACAGATGTTCATGGCAAAAAAATAGATCCCGTTTGGCCTCCAGGCCGCCCCTCTCATGCTCTTGATTATCAAGCTAATGTAGAGCTTGCAACTTGGGCTGCAATGGAGGATCGGTCAATCGCAGATGGCTGTACCATGTGTCATATCAACCAAAATCGCTGTGATACTTGCCATACCCGCCATCAGTTCTCGGCTACAGAAGCACGCAAGCCGGAGGCGTGTGGCTACTGTCATAATGGTGCCGATCATAATGAATATGAAAACTATATGATGTCAAAACATGGCACTGTTTATGAGACCCATAGTGATGAGTGGGACTGGAATTTACCGCTTAAAGATGCGGTTTCTAAAGGAAAGCAAACTGCGCCTACCTGTGCTTTCTGTCATATGGAGTATGAGGGTGAATTTAGTCATAACGTAGTGCGTAAGGTGCGTTGGGCTTTTAATCCTCAAGAAAAAATTGCAGATAACCTTGAACAAGGATGGTATACAGATCGCAGTAAGTCTTGGGTAAAGACCTGTAGAAATTGCCATTCAGGAAAATTTGCTAAGAGCTATCTAGAGTTTTCAGATAGTGGAACTATTTCTGGCCTTAAGAAGCAGATTGAAGTGAAAGGGATTATGGAGGCACTTTATAAGGATAAATTGCTACCTGGCCAAACCACCAATCGCCCTCTTCCAGCTAAGCCAGAGCAGGATGGTCCAGGAGAATTCTTCCAGCTATTTATGGCTAAGGATAATAATCCCACTACGGTTGAGCTAGCGTACTCTAAGCTGTGGGAGCAGGATTTACTCCAGAACTATAAGGGTCTTTTCCACGTATTCCCAGGTGGTTTTACCTATACATGGGGTTGGGCGCCTCTGATTCAACACTATGTTGAGATTCAAACTGAAAATACTAAGCTTCGAGATTTTGCTAAGTTGAAATCTCAAGTTGCTACGCTTGAATCTACGGTAGGGAGGCTAAAAACTGCGAGCGTGCTAGATCTGGATAGTAAAATGAAGCAAGCTGTTATTGGAAGTCTTGGAAGTGGTATGGTACTTGTTGGTGTAGGCTTAGTAGCTTGGCGCCGTAAGCAGCAGACAAAAGGCTAA
- the panD gene encoding aspartate 1-decarboxylase translates to MYLTLLKSKLHRARVTHAELEYEGSCAIDGSLLDVARIQEYEQIHIYNLNNGERFVTYAIRAECGSSIVSVNGAAARKACPNDRLIICVYAMFDHSKVGSFKPYLVYLNSQNSITHTQNIPS, encoded by the coding sequence ATGTATTTGACCCTATTGAAATCTAAGTTACATCGCGCTCGTGTTACCCATGCAGAGCTAGAGTATGAGGGTTCTTGTGCTATTGATGGTTCTTTACTGGATGTGGCTAGAATTCAGGAGTATGAGCAGATTCATATCTATAATTTAAATAATGGTGAGCGTTTTGTGACCTATGCAATACGGGCTGAATGCGGATCTAGCATTGTTTCCGTAAATGGTGCTGCAGCTCGCAAAGCTTGCCCTAATGATCGGCTTATTATATGCGTCTACGCAATGTTTGATCATTCTAAAGTGGGTTCATTTAAGCCATATTTAGTCTACTTGAATAGCCAAAATAGCATTACCCATACTCAGAATATCCCCTCTTAA
- the folK gene encoding 2-amino-4-hydroxy-6-hydroxymethyldihydropteridine diphosphokinase, whose product MARVYIGLGSNLHQPCWQVGQALSELGALPQTRQVARSKLYRSAPMGPPDQPDYINAVAALDTELNPYDLLTNLQRVEQYHHRIRNRRWGERTLDLDLLLYDDLELSTEELIIPHPGAHERAFVLYPLAEITPSMIIPGRGRVTDLILCLPYSSIQPLKDDDIYYKC is encoded by the coding sequence ATGGCTCGAGTCTATATTGGATTAGGGAGTAATCTTCATCAACCCTGTTGGCAAGTAGGCCAAGCCCTATCTGAATTAGGTGCTTTACCCCAAACCCGACAGGTAGCACGCTCTAAGCTTTATCGGAGTGCACCCATGGGACCGCCCGATCAACCTGATTATATTAACGCTGTTGCGGCTTTAGATACAGAATTAAATCCCTATGATCTACTGACTAATTTACAACGCGTGGAGCAGTATCATCACCGAATTAGAAACCGTCGTTGGGGTGAGCGTACCTTAGATCTTGATCTGCTTTTGTATGACGATCTAGAGCTCTCTACTGAAGAGTTGATAATACCGCATCCTGGTGCGCATGAGCGCGCATTTGTACTTTATCCGTTAGCAGAGATTACCCCTAGTATGATTATACCCGGGAGGGGGCGGGTTACCGATCTTATTCTTTGTTTACCTTACTCAAGTATACAGCCGCTGAAAGATGATGATATTTACTATAAATGTTGA
- the pdxR gene encoding MocR-like pyridoxine biosynthesis transcription factor PdxR: MQLPLKLERQSSQTLQSQIFEQIRSLILSGKLRPGMPIPATRSLSEQLGVSRNTVLLAYERLIAEDYLQTQEAIGTYVNFHLPTDSLVLKTSIQSPVFSKKPPIKRHPVLFQGRAQKLINPQQNQFTVDFRVGRLDPHSFPVKIWRRLLLRHLSSGGANLTEYRNPSGMEALRKAIVNHLGPARGIAVTPDQVIVVSGSQQALNIVSRLLINQGTRVVTECPCYQGAAYVFESYGAQLHPVPVDQYGLQVLKLPSTPASLAYVTPSHQYPMGSTLSLKRRVQLLDWAGRVGAYLIEDDYDSDFRHNGSPLTALAGLDPYGCVIYMGTVSKSIGAGLRLGYVVVPTELVEPARTVKALLDSGNPWLDQAVLADFISSGNYAKHLRQIRRIYLHRRDCLIAALKLHFGDVQLSGLDGGMHIVWHLPSNFPTAIEMQTLAQEVGVGIYTLERGGAYDYGYTEHSERTLILGYSSVPEIQICEAIARVAKAMDR; the protein is encoded by the coding sequence ATGCAATTACCTCTAAAATTAGAACGCCAGAGTAGCCAAACTTTACAAAGCCAGATTTTCGAGCAAATTCGTAGCTTAATCCTGAGCGGGAAATTAAGACCTGGCATGCCCATACCTGCTACCCGCTCTTTAAGTGAGCAGCTTGGCGTATCTCGTAATACAGTGCTCCTAGCCTATGAACGCTTGATTGCTGAAGATTATCTACAAACTCAAGAAGCAATAGGAACCTATGTTAATTTTCATCTTCCTACAGATTCGTTAGTTCTAAAGACTTCAATACAATCACCCGTATTTTCTAAAAAACCCCCTATTAAACGGCATCCAGTATTATTTCAAGGTCGCGCTCAAAAATTAATAAACCCCCAGCAAAATCAATTTACAGTAGACTTTCGCGTCGGGCGCTTAGATCCGCACTCTTTTCCGGTTAAAATTTGGCGACGCTTGCTTTTACGCCATTTAAGTTCCGGCGGAGCTAATTTAACAGAATATCGCAATCCTTCTGGTATGGAGGCACTACGAAAGGCAATAGTTAATCATTTAGGACCCGCACGAGGTATTGCCGTCACACCAGATCAGGTCATTGTAGTTAGCGGCAGTCAACAGGCTTTAAATATTGTTTCTCGCTTACTAATAAACCAAGGAACACGAGTAGTTACCGAATGCCCTTGCTATCAAGGAGCAGCTTATGTATTTGAAAGCTATGGTGCTCAGCTTCATCCTGTACCCGTAGATCAATATGGACTTCAAGTCTTAAAGCTCCCTTCTACTCCTGCAAGCTTGGCCTATGTTACTCCATCTCACCAATATCCAATGGGATCGACTTTATCTCTAAAGCGTCGAGTTCAGCTCCTAGATTGGGCGGGACGAGTAGGCGCTTATCTAATTGAGGATGACTACGATAGCGATTTTCGTCATAATGGATCACCATTAACGGCTCTAGCAGGTTTAGATCCTTATGGCTGTGTAATTTATATGGGAACAGTATCAAAATCAATTGGTGCCGGGCTTCGCCTAGGCTACGTGGTAGTCCCAACAGAATTAGTAGAACCCGCTAGAACAGTTAAAGCTTTGCTAGATAGCGGAAACCCTTGGCTGGATCAAGCAGTTCTAGCGGATTTTATCTCCAGTGGTAATTACGCCAAGCATTTGCGGCAAATTCGTCGCATCTATCTTCATCGTCGTGATTGCCTAATAGCAGCATTAAAACTACATTTCGGAGATGTTCAGCTATCAGGTTTGGATGGAGGTATGCATATTGTTTGGCATCTTCCATCTAATTTTCCTACAGCTATTGAAATGCAAACTCTTGCCCAAGAAGTAGGGGTTGGAATTTATACTTTAGAAAGAGGAGGGGCTTATGACTATGGATATACAGAACATAGCGAGCGTACCCTTATCCTTGGCTATTCATCTGTTCCTGAGATTCAGATATGCGAAGCAATTGCTCGGGTGGCAAAAGCAATGGATAGGTAA
- the haoB gene encoding hydroxylamine oxidation protein HaoB: MSVAKEEAVLPSSTGVGKAPLLIGLVLIAGGLLLLSWLGWALFNSTDGQKAPYHYKKIAEGGLGEFSDLVDLKVYEDEGITIRKYELIDEKVQKGPLVELYAGSKDGRTPVLLEWKNNLREPLLAISGDVKDLANLAQAVSQHVSSKAVLLGWWDISRRLELLTGVNTLFHENLVQPLLIPAPWVSQQKAIEELESKFWQATKSTEEKDRLKRVVDALLADEVTGTSMLRELAEGREAYVVIHSSDAYKLGVMEPDRFGIGYRDFPNQGDSHALIPHVKEWVKGQGYKAYLVERVDKDVVRAYFLSDDASKSSLIAKMLPFNSSNPMKLKALRLLAQYGGYWVYSLSPTDNSTG; this comes from the coding sequence GTGTCTGTAGCTAAAGAAGAAGCTGTGCTACCCTCCTCAACTGGAGTAGGTAAAGCTCCCCTGCTTATCGGTTTAGTTTTGATAGCGGGGGGGCTTCTCCTCTTAAGCTGGCTTGGTTGGGCGTTATTTAACTCAACTGATGGCCAGAAAGCTCCATACCATTATAAGAAAATAGCAGAGGGTGGATTAGGAGAATTCTCAGACCTAGTAGATCTTAAGGTTTACGAGGACGAGGGGATTACTATCCGTAAGTATGAATTAATCGATGAGAAAGTACAGAAAGGTCCTCTAGTAGAGCTTTATGCTGGATCTAAGGATGGCCGAACTCCTGTATTACTGGAGTGGAAGAATAATCTAAGAGAGCCGCTGTTAGCTATTAGTGGTGATGTTAAAGATTTAGCTAACCTAGCTCAGGCAGTTAGTCAGCACGTGTCCTCTAAGGCAGTGCTGCTAGGCTGGTGGGATATATCTCGTCGTCTTGAGTTGCTTACAGGGGTAAATACCTTATTTCATGAGAATTTAGTTCAACCTTTGCTAATACCTGCTCCATGGGTTAGTCAACAAAAGGCAATTGAAGAGCTAGAAAGTAAATTTTGGCAGGCTACTAAATCAACTGAGGAAAAAGATCGCTTAAAGCGTGTTGTAGACGCGCTGCTAGCCGATGAAGTAACCGGAACCTCGATGCTAAGGGAACTTGCTGAAGGCCGTGAAGCATATGTTGTTATTCATTCCTCTGATGCTTATAAATTAGGTGTAATGGAGCCTGATCGCTTTGGTATTGGTTATAGAGATTTTCCTAACCAAGGTGATAGTCATGCGCTGATACCTCATGTTAAAGAGTGGGTAAAGGGGCAGGGCTATAAAGCTTATCTAGTTGAACGAGTAGATAAAGATGTGGTTCGCGCTTATTTTTTGAGCGATGATGCTTCTAAAAGCTCTTTAATAGCTAAAATGTTGCCATTTAACTCTTCAAACCCAATGAAGCTTAAAGCACTTCGTCTTCTTGCTCAATATGGAGGTTATTGGGTCTATTCCCTATCACCCACTGATAATAGTACTGGTTAA
- a CDS encoding proline--tRNA ligase, with protein sequence MRTSQYLLATTREIPADTEIISHQLMLRGGFIRRLAGGLYTWLPLGLRVLRKVENIIREEMDKTGAQEILMPAIQPAELWQETGRWEQFGPELLRFTDRHQRSFCFGPTHEEIITDLIRHEIQSYKQLPATFYQIQTKFRDEIRPRFGIMRAREFLMKDAYSFHLDQESLEQTYEQMYAAYCHIFERIGLDFRAVQADTGAIGGKVSHEFHVLAASGEDAIAVSDKGHYAANVELAPALPSLDKPESPKENLSLIATPEQRTITEISQFLNISPQRCLKTLLVQGGEEGLIALVLRGDHDLNAIKAQKLPQVANPLQFATPEQIEKICGASIGFLGPMGLQIPIIADYSAAQSVDFVCGANIEGKHFIGANWGRDLPEPITADIRNVINKDPNPHGEGILSIARGIEVGHIFQLGEKYSRAMNTTVLDKTGRSTILTMGCYGIGVSRIVAAAIEQNYDEHGIIWPDSIAPFQLALIPINSHKSAQVKEITEMLYTKLQVAGYEILLDDRQLRSGVIFADMDLIGIPHRLIISDRGLETNTVEYKRRRDAKTIQIKLDDNLILQLKSQMEV encoded by the coding sequence ATGCGTACTTCTCAATACTTGCTTGCAACTACCCGCGAAATTCCGGCTGATACTGAAATCATTAGCCATCAGCTTATGCTTAGAGGTGGATTCATTCGCCGCCTTGCTGGGGGACTTTATACGTGGCTGCCCCTTGGTTTACGGGTTCTTCGTAAGGTCGAAAATATTATCCGTGAAGAAATGGATAAAACGGGAGCGCAGGAGATATTAATGCCAGCCATACAACCTGCTGAACTTTGGCAGGAAACAGGAAGGTGGGAACAGTTCGGGCCAGAGTTACTGCGATTTACTGATCGCCACCAGCGCTCATTCTGCTTTGGCCCTACCCATGAGGAAATTATTACCGATTTGATTCGCCATGAGATACAAAGTTATAAACAGCTACCGGCTACCTTTTACCAAATTCAAACTAAATTCCGGGATGAAATTCGGCCTCGATTTGGAATTATGAGAGCCAGAGAATTCTTAATGAAGGATGCTTACTCTTTTCATCTGGATCAAGAATCATTAGAACAAACCTATGAACAAATGTATGCAGCTTATTGTCATATTTTTGAGCGAATTGGCCTAGATTTTAGGGCGGTGCAAGCCGATACGGGCGCAATTGGCGGTAAAGTTTCCCATGAATTTCATGTACTTGCCGCCTCGGGTGAGGATGCTATTGCGGTCTCAGACAAGGGCCATTACGCAGCTAATGTAGAGCTAGCGCCAGCCCTCCCCTCTCTAGATAAACCTGAATCTCCAAAAGAAAATTTATCTTTAATAGCGACGCCAGAACAGCGTACTATTACAGAAATTAGCCAATTTCTTAATATTTCCCCTCAACGTTGTCTTAAAACCTTGTTAGTACAAGGCGGTGAGGAAGGGTTAATTGCCCTTGTACTTCGAGGGGATCACGATCTCAATGCGATAAAAGCACAAAAACTTCCTCAAGTAGCCAATCCTCTTCAATTTGCTACCCCTGAGCAAATAGAAAAAATTTGTGGTGCTAGTATTGGTTTCCTAGGTCCTATGGGTCTTCAAATTCCGATCATTGCAGATTATAGTGCGGCTCAATCAGTGGATTTCGTTTGTGGCGCCAATATAGAGGGTAAACACTTTATAGGAGCCAACTGGGGGCGCGATTTACCGGAACCAATAACCGCTGATATTCGTAATGTAATCAATAAAGATCCAAATCCTCATGGGGAAGGTATTTTATCTATCGCCCGAGGCATTGAAGTTGGCCATATTTTTCAGTTAGGCGAAAAATATAGTCGAGCCATGAATACCACTGTATTAGACAAAACAGGGCGCAGCACTATTTTAACTATGGGCTGTTATGGTATTGGTGTATCTAGGATAGTAGCTGCTGCTATTGAACAAAATTATGATGAGCACGGCATTATCTGGCCTGATTCTATCGCTCCTTTCCAACTAGCACTTATCCCTATTAATTCACATAAATCAGCACAAGTTAAAGAAATAACAGAGATGCTCTACACTAAACTACAAGTAGCTGGATATGAAATTTTATTAGATGACCGTCAGCTTCGCTCTGGAGTTATCTTCGCTGACATGGATCTGATTGGTATTCCCCATCGTTTAATTATTAGCGATCGAGGGTTAGAAACGAATACTGTGGAGTATAAACGGCGTCGAGATGCTAAAACCATTCAGATCAAATTAGATGATAACCTAATACTTCAACTTAAATCTCAGATGGAAGTTTAA
- a CDS encoding cytochrome P460 family protein: MKQFRSIFRKTKNSEKIITFVFIAYATISSMAALAEESSITSKIRSTFDNTIGYVTHSSPAHFNDNNELLQPEGYRGWVHIGTQVTPNDMNNGKAIVPEFHNVYIDHKSFNHWKKTGEFRDGTMIVKELMSVGDKKALTGNGYFMGEFTGLEAAVKDSKRFPKEPGNWAYFMYGMKYPLLDKVAAKPTSECNSCHEKNAKDDWVFTQYYPNLRTTKPQQSTSSAK, translated from the coding sequence ATGAAACAATTTAGATCCATATTTCGTAAAACAAAAAACTCAGAAAAAATTATTACCTTCGTTTTTATTGCATACGCTACAATTAGCAGTATGGCTGCATTAGCAGAAGAGTCATCAATTACATCAAAAATCCGATCAACATTTGATAACACTATAGGATATGTCACCCATTCATCTCCCGCTCATTTTAACGATAATAACGAACTTCTCCAGCCAGAAGGCTATAGAGGATGGGTTCATATAGGTACACAGGTAACGCCTAACGATATGAATAATGGCAAAGCTATTGTTCCTGAATTTCACAACGTCTACATTGATCACAAAAGTTTTAACCATTGGAAAAAAACCGGCGAGTTTCGAGATGGAACCATGATAGTTAAAGAACTTATGAGCGTAGGCGATAAAAAAGCATTAACAGGCAATGGTTATTTTATGGGCGAGTTTACTGGCTTAGAAGCGGCTGTTAAAGATTCAAAACGTTTCCCTAAGGAACCTGGGAATTGGGCCTATTTCATGTATGGAATGAAATATCCTTTGCTTGATAAAGTTGCTGCTAAACCCACTAGTGAGTGTAATTCTTGTCATGAAAAAAACGCTAAGGATGACTGGGTGTTTACTCAATACTATCCAAATCTCCGCACTACAAAGCCACAGCAATCGACTTCGTCTGCTAAGTAG
- the panB gene encoding 3-methyl-2-oxobutanoate hydroxymethyltransferase, with amino-acid sequence MSRLTLTKLRSAKQRGEKVAMLTVYDATFAGLLEAANVDVLLVGDSLGMVIQGQESTLPVTMDDMVYHCRNVLRGSRHAFILVDMPFMSYAVPAQAIDNAARLMREGGAQMVKLEGGQMLSETILQLTMRGIPVCAHLGLLPQSVHRVGGYRVQGREERVADQIYEDAVVLQQAGADMLILECIPAHLGRKITKALEIPVISCGAGPYCDGQVLVLYDMLGISLSRLPRFSHNFLEKTDSILNAVQSYVSAVKRGEFPTLEQSY; translated from the coding sequence ATGAGCCGTTTGACTTTAACTAAATTGCGAAGCGCAAAGCAGCGGGGCGAAAAGGTTGCCATGCTAACGGTTTATGATGCGACCTTTGCTGGGTTATTAGAAGCAGCAAATGTAGATGTACTACTTGTAGGGGATTCCTTAGGTATGGTAATTCAAGGGCAAGAAAGTACCTTGCCCGTTACTATGGATGATATGGTATATCATTGTCGAAATGTCCTTAGAGGCAGCCGTCATGCGTTTATCCTAGTGGATATGCCATTTATGAGCTATGCTGTGCCCGCTCAAGCTATTGATAATGCTGCTCGGCTTATGCGTGAAGGGGGAGCGCAGATGGTCAAGCTTGAAGGAGGGCAAATGCTAAGCGAGACTATACTACAGCTCACTATGCGAGGTATTCCTGTATGCGCTCATTTAGGGCTATTACCCCAATCAGTGCATCGAGTTGGTGGTTATCGGGTACAGGGACGAGAAGAAAGGGTGGCGGATCAAATTTATGAGGATGCTGTAGTTTTGCAGCAAGCAGGGGCGGATATGCTAATTCTAGAGTGTATTCCTGCGCATCTTGGTCGAAAAATTACCAAAGCATTAGAAATTCCAGTAATCAGCTGCGGAGCGGGTCCTTATTGCGATGGTCAAGTTTTGGTACTTTATGACATGTTAGGTATTAGTCTGAGTAGGTTGCCGAGATTTAGTCATAATTTTTTGGAAAAAACGGATAGTATCCTCAATGCGGTTCAATCTTACGTTAGTGCAGTAAAAAGAGGAGAATTCCCTACACTTGAGCAGAGTTACTAG
- the panC gene encoding pantoate--beta-alanine ligase has translation METLQTITAMRSAVEYWRTSYGRIALVPTMGNLHEGHLALVDRAAQLSDYVVVSIFVNPLQFNDQHDYANYPRTFKKDQQYLAAHRKAAAIFAPVLEDIYPQPLKNITRVEVPSLSNILEGAYRLGHFSGVGTIVMTLFNVVQPHVAVFGEKDYQQLLIIRYMVADLAVSIDIESVATVRDESGLALSSRNCYLSEEERAQAPVLFNTLSIAAEAIEGGRRDFSSLEEEGYRILKNKGFYPDYFCIRNPEDLAKPKGGEEKLIILTAAYLGKARLIDNILVKLT, from the coding sequence GTGGAAACCTTACAAACTATTACTGCAATGCGTAGTGCGGTGGAGTACTGGCGTACATCCTATGGGCGAATAGCATTGGTACCTACTATGGGCAATCTTCATGAAGGCCATCTGGCTTTAGTTGATCGGGCTGCTCAATTATCAGACTATGTAGTAGTAAGTATTTTTGTTAACCCTCTTCAATTTAATGATCAGCATGATTATGCTAATTATCCTCGGACTTTTAAGAAAGACCAGCAATATTTAGCAGCTCATCGTAAAGCTGCCGCTATTTTCGCTCCGGTACTAGAAGATATATATCCGCAGCCATTGAAGAACATAACTCGGGTTGAGGTTCCTAGTCTTTCAAATATTCTTGAAGGAGCCTACCGATTAGGGCATTTTAGTGGTGTTGGTACTATTGTTATGACACTATTTAATGTAGTGCAGCCTCATGTAGCGGTGTTTGGGGAAAAAGACTATCAGCAGTTACTTATTATTCGGTATATGGTTGCAGATCTTGCTGTATCTATAGATATTGAGAGCGTTGCAACGGTAAGGGACGAAAGTGGTTTAGCACTAAGCTCGCGTAATTGTTATCTCTCAGAGGAGGAACGGGCGCAAGCTCCAGTATTGTTTAATACGCTTAGCATTGCTGCTGAGGCTATTGAGGGTGGACGACGAGACTTCTCTTCTTTAGAGGAAGAGGGGTATCGAATATTAAAGAATAAAGGTTTTTACCCTGATTATTTTTGTATTCGAAACCCTGAAGATTTAGCTAAACCGAAGGGAGGCGAGGAGAAATTAATAATTTTAACAGCTGCTTATTTAGGGAAAGCCCGTCTTATTGATAATATATTAGTTAAATTAACCTGA